In the genome of Oxyura jamaicensis isolate SHBP4307 breed ruddy duck chromosome 13, BPBGC_Ojam_1.0, whole genome shotgun sequence, one region contains:
- the LOC118173586 gene encoding neuropeptide Y receptor type 2-like — protein MGLLEGANSTLAMEKTALEEKLPQGWHAEDFVTPSQDLSGSRSVMMDSTKILGVQVVLIAAYSLIILLGFIGNSLVIYIIVKYKTMRTVTNFFIANLALADLMVDTLCLPFTLVYTLLDEWKFGAVLCHLVPYAQALSVHVSTLTLTVIALDRYRCIVFHLDSRISKRLSFTIIAIMWLAAAVLAGPLAIFREYRYEEIPSINLKMAVCSEKWPSGNNRDATIYSLSMLLLQYVLPLAVICYAYTRIWFKLKNHVSPTSRNENQCRRRKTTKMLVMVVVVFAVCWLPFHIFQLAIDLDLVLIFHEYKLLYTVFHVGAMCSTFVNPLLYGWMNKNYRNGFLTFFRCQDKPESLHTEGSVRGRSYIFRANTLNGSIKQSAGNGPLPTEV, from the coding sequence ATGGGACTGCTGGAAGGAGCCAACAGCACCCTTGCCATGGAGAAGACAGCATTAGAGGAGAAGCTCCCTCAGGGCTGGCACGCCGAGGACTTTGTCACTCCTAGCCAGGATCTCTCCGGGTCCCGCAGCGTTATGATGGATAGCACCAAGATCCTGGGGGTCCAGGTGGTTCTGATTGCTGCCTACTCCCTCATCATCCTGCTGGGCTTCATCGGCAACTCCTTGGTCATCTACATCATAGTGAAGTACAAGACCATGAGGACTGTCACCAACTTCTTCATAGCGAACCTGGCCCTAGCAGACCTGATGGTGGACACCCTCTGTCTGCCGTTCACCCTGGTGTACACGCTGCTGGACGAGTGGAAGTTTGGAGCCGTTCTTTGCCACCTGGTCCCTTACGCTCAAGCCCTGAGTGTGCACGTGTCCACTCTCACTCTCACTGTGATTGCCTTGGACAGGTATCGGTGTATCGTTTTCCACCTGGACAGCAGGATCTCCAAGAGGCTCAGCTTCACCATTATAGCCATCATGTGGCTGGCAGCAGCGGTCCTAGCAGGTCCTCTGGCCATCTTCAGGGAGTACCGGTATGAGGAAATCCCGTCCATCAACCTCAAAATGGCAGTCTGCTCAGAAAAATGGCCTTCTGGCAACAACAGAGACGCCACCATCTACAGCCTGTCCATGCTCCTCCTGCAGTATGTTTTACCTCTTGCAGTTATTTGCTATGCCTACACCAGGATCTGGTTCAAGCTGAAAAACCACGTCAGCCCCACTTCTCGGAATGAAAACCAGTGCCGGAGGAGGAAGACCACCAAAATGCTAGTGATGGTAGTCGTGGTATTTGCAGTCTGCTGGCTCCCCTTCCACATATTCCAGCTCGCCATTGATCTTGATCTGGTTCTTATCTTCCACGAATACAAACTCCTGTACACTGTCTTCCACGTGGGGGCCATGTGCTCTACGTTTGTCAACCCCCTGCTCTATGGATGGATGAACAAGAACTACCGGAACGGCTTCCTCACCTTTTTCCGCTGCCAGGACAAGCCAGAAAGCCTCCACACCGAGGGCTCAGTAAGAGGCAGGTCGTACATCTTCAGGGCCAACACCCTAAACGGGAGCATCAAACAGTCTGCTGGCAACGGGCCGCTGCCCACAGAGGTTTAG
- the LOC118173977 gene encoding LOW QUALITY PROTEIN: nuclear factor 7, ovary-like (The sequence of the model RefSeq protein was modified relative to this genomic sequence to represent the inferred CDS: inserted 3 bases in 2 codons; deleted 1 base in 1 codon), with protein MLRALQRQLKVSVNAQKPHHEAGTWVQQGSIAEHPSPRDWKASGELNFKIRAEFTCLHHILEEEERAVLAELGEEEEQSLVRLEEGMSALRGDIGCIEQKMEEVSLLEVESLAIRYMPAPAPLTFDPESARPGLLFSRDLMAVMEQEQAQPVPRSPQRFQQCVSIXGLHTSDCGQHYREVWVGGRTKWDLGVAAETVERAGKVKLCQKGFWXRLRNRTEHGATATPWVRLILCAP; from the exons ATGCTTCGGGCCCTGCAGAGGCAGCTCAAGGTGTCTGTGAATGCCCAGAAACCTCACCATGAAGCAGGCACCTGGGTGCAGCAGGGGAGCATCGCTGAGCATCCTTCACCCAGGGACTGG AAAGCATCTGGGGAGCTGAACTTCAAGATCCGAGCAGAGTTCACTTGCCTTCATCATAtcctggaggaagaggagagagctgtgctggcagagctgggtgaAGAGGAGGAGCAGTCCCTGGTACGGCTGGAGGAAGGGATGTCAGCGCTGCGCGGGGACATTGGGTGCATAGAGCAAAAAATGGAAGAGGTGTCACTGTTGGAG GTGGAGAGCCTGGCTATCAGGTACATGCCTG ctcctgccccacTCACCTTTGACCCTGAGTCAGCCCGC CCCGGGCTGCTTTTCTCCAGGGACCTGATGGCAGTGATGGAGCAGGAGCaagcccagcctgtccccaggagcccccagcGCTTCCAGCAGTGCGTCAGCA CCGGGCTGCACACTTCTGACTGTGGCCAGCACTACCGGGAGGTGTGGGTGGGAGGCAGGACCAAGTGGGACCTGGGGGTGGCTGCCGAAACTGTGGAACGGGCAGGGAAGGTGAAGCTGTGCCAGAAAGGCTTCTG ACGCCTGAGGAACAGGACAGAGCACGGGGCCACTGCCACCCCCTGGGTGCGCCTCATTTTATGTGCCCCATAA